TCCAGGCGTGCTTGTGGGAGGTCGCTGCCAAGGCTGCGGCGCGCGGCAAAACGTGATTCACGAAAGTCCTCCCGATGGGTCTGGCGTCTACTCGCGCCATTTCGTATAACGTTCTCTGTAGATCGTTACACAAACATTGTAAAGCCGGTCTGTGACGGTGTTGAACGCGGCTTGCGGAGCAGGCGGCGCTGGCCTAGAGCAGACGGAACAACTTTTTCGGGCAATACGTGAGCCAGGGCAGCGACATACCAACGGCCAGGAGCGGGCGGGTGACCATCCGCACCGTGGCCGAGCACGCCGGTGTCTCGGTGGCGGCCGTATCCAAGGTGCTGCGTGACGCCTATGGGGTGAGCGCGGCCCTGCGCGCCAAGGTCGAGGCGTCGATTGCGACGCTCAACTACCGCCCCAGCGCCGCGGCGCGCGGTATGCGCGGCCAGACCTATACGATCGGCGTCATCATGGCCGACATCAACAACCCCTTCTATCCGCAGATATTCGAGGGCATTAACGACGGCCTCTCCGACACCCAGTATATTCCCCTGATCGGGCTGGGACGCGGCCTTGCCACGATCGAAACCACGATCGTTCATGCCATGGTCGACCGGCAGATGGACGGCATCATCATGATCGGCCAGCGGCTTAACACGCCTGGTCTCAACGAGGTCGCCAAGAGCCTGCCCATCGTGGTGGTGGCCCATCACGAACCCACAGCCACCGCCTTCGATACCGTCAACAATGACGATGAACTCGGCGGCAGGCTGGTGGTGGAGCACCTGCTGGCGCAGGGTTACAAGCGCCCGGCCATGATTACGCTCAGCCGCGCCCAGCTTGGCCGGGTCGACGTATCCGACCGCCGCGAGCGGGGCTTTGCCAAGGCTATGCAGGCCGCCGGGCTGGGGCACTATGTCCATATCGAAGCGGCGGAAGCCGAGCTCGATGACGTGACGGCAACGGTTCGCGAACTGCTTGAACGGCCCGATCCGCCGGACGCCATTTTCGGCTGGGCGGATTACTACGCCCTCGAAGTGCTGAGCGCCGTGCGCACGCTGGGCTATCGGGTCCCCGAGGATATCGGGGTCATCGGCTATGATAATTCCGAACCCTGTTCCTTCACCCAGAACAACCTGACCAGCATCGACCAGTCGGGCCGCGAGATCGGCCGGCAGGCCGTGCGTATGCTGCTCGAACGCATTGGCGGCCGCACCACGGTCGAGCATTTCGTCACCACGCCCAAGGTGAGCCTGCGCGGCAGCACCCAGCGCTAGGCAAATTCTGTAATTTTGTTGTCGGCGGCGGCTTGGTATCCTCATCGCAAACGCTGAGGTGGGTCATGGGCGAAGACAGATTCTGGAACAAGTTGGCCGACAGCTATGCGCGGCAGCCGATTGCCGACGAGGCCGCCTACCAGACCAAGCTGGAGGTGACGCGAGGCTACCTGCAGCCGGATATGGAATTGCTGGAATTCGGCTGCGGCACCGGCGGAACGGCCATTCTCCATGCGCCCTATGTGCGGCATATCAGGGCCATCGATTTTTCCGAGTCTATGCTGGCTATTGCGCGGGCCAAGGCCGCCGTGGCGGGCGTCGAGAACATAACCTTCGAGCGCGCTGATATCACCAGCTTCGATGCGCCGGACGGCAGTTTCGATGTGATCCTGGGGATGAGCATATTGCATCTGCTGGCCGACAAGGACGCGGTCATCGCCAAAGTGTTTCGGATGCTCAAGCCTGGAGGGCTTTTCGTCAGCAGCACGACCTGTCTTGGCGACACGATGGGCGCGTTCAAGCTCATCGCCCCTGTCGGCAAGGCGCTGGGTCTGCTGCCGCAGCTCGATGTGATGACTACGGCCGACCTGGTTCGGAGCCTGACCAGCGCCGGATTTTCCATGGAGCACCAATGGCAGCCGGGCAAGGGCAAGGCAGTGTTCATCGTCGCGCGGGCCGGTTAGCACACAGCCAATTGGCAGGTAATCATCTGAAAAATCAGCGATTTTTACCCGTAACGGACCGCGGGCTTAGTCATACTTTTTGCTATTTACATATAATAGTACTTTATGTAGCGTCCTCCTATCGTCGCAGGTGAACACGCCGCGACGGGCCACAATTGGGAGGACATCGTGAACATCATTTCCAAGCTCGCCATCGCGGCGAGCCTCGCTACCGCTTTGACGTCTGTCAGCATTGCGCAGGACAACCTGCAGGGCCTGGTCGTCGGCTTCAGCCAGATCGGTTCGGAATCCGGCTGGCGCGCCGCCGAGACCTCGGTGACCAAGCAGCAGGCCGAAGCCCTCGGCGTCGATCTCAAGTTTGCCGATGCGCAGCAGAAGCAGGAAAACCAGATCAAGGCGATCCGCGGCTTCATCGCCCAGGGCGTCGATGCCATTCTCGTCGCGCCCGTCGTTGCGACCGGCTGGGACGATGTGCTGGCCGAAGCCAAGGAAGCCGAAATCCCCGTCCTGCTGCTCGACCGCGGCGTC
This sequence is a window from Devosia ginsengisoli. Protein-coding genes within it:
- a CDS encoding LacI family DNA-binding transcriptional regulator; the protein is MTIRTVAEHAGVSVAAVSKVLRDAYGVSAALRAKVEASIATLNYRPSAAARGMRGQTYTIGVIMADINNPFYPQIFEGINDGLSDTQYIPLIGLGRGLATIETTIVHAMVDRQMDGIIMIGQRLNTPGLNEVAKSLPIVVVAHHEPTATAFDTVNNDDELGGRLVVEHLLAQGYKRPAMITLSRAQLGRVDVSDRRERGFAKAMQAAGLGHYVHIEAAEAELDDVTATVRELLERPDPPDAIFGWADYYALEVLSAVRTLGYRVPEDIGVIGYDNSEPCSFTQNNLTSIDQSGREIGRQAVRMLLERIGGRTTVEHFVTTPKVSLRGSTQR
- a CDS encoding class I SAM-dependent methyltransferase — its product is MGEDRFWNKLADSYARQPIADEAAYQTKLEVTRGYLQPDMELLEFGCGTGGTAILHAPYVRHIRAIDFSESMLAIARAKAAVAGVENITFERADITSFDAPDGSFDVILGMSILHLLADKDAVIAKVFRMLKPGGLFVSSTTCLGDTMGAFKLIAPVGKALGLLPQLDVMTTADLVRSLTSAGFSMEHQWQPGKGKAVFIVARAG